The following are from one region of the Acidobacteriota bacterium genome:
- a CDS encoding sulfatase-like hydrolase/transferase has product MRRLALVLCALALLTPAWGQAAAPRPAAPDVFLITIDTLRADHVGCYGYKDIETPALDALAADGIRFAHAYTHSPITNTAHTSILTGLLPSQHGVTDFGVPLAPQHATWAELLKKKGYQTAAFIGTVILDSSSLAPGLDKGFDFYDNFPAKTESKDRFGRVERRGMDVVKHAEGWLEKHRTGQRFVWVHLFDPHDPYEPPPPFSEKYKNPYDGEIAYADSALGNFIAFLKKTGAYPNAVIIVVGDHGEGLGDHGEETHGLFLYDSTLHVPMILKLGGSAHHGVVVDSQVRSTDILPTILSLTKIAAPAELTGESMLPLIQQPSGSHDLLAETDYPLRFGWAPLKALRAGNVKLIDAPRPELYDLKSDPGEMKDIYPAGGDSLKSMQAELAKWKQKAGVDEAAKPGAGLPDPKDKIEVQNLLHRSMLASDDNRSADSRGFLEKALALDPTSPTTLRQLGENELAAGDFAKAAIHLKKAREVRPEDSTAAFELGEAMQKTGDFAGARDALEASLKMVPSQMPARLLLGRVYLDLKDPKNAQDQFEAASLVDSNNVDARLGLAEAQIQQSDFAGALPDLEALTKSDPANTASFRLLARAYRGLGREPEAKQAEAKAATAEKK; this is encoded by the coding sequence ATGAGGCGATTGGCCCTTGTATTGTGCGCGCTTGCGCTGCTGACCCCTGCGTGGGGACAAGCGGCGGCACCGCGTCCCGCTGCTCCGGACGTGTTTCTGATCACAATCGATACGCTGCGGGCTGACCACGTCGGCTGCTATGGATACAAGGACATTGAAACGCCGGCATTGGACGCGCTTGCGGCCGACGGCATTCGATTCGCGCACGCGTACACGCATAGTCCGATTACCAACACGGCGCACACTTCGATTCTGACTGGCCTGTTGCCAAGCCAACATGGGGTGACCGATTTTGGAGTGCCGCTCGCTCCGCAACATGCTACATGGGCCGAGTTGCTGAAGAAGAAGGGCTATCAGACGGCTGCATTTATTGGCACCGTAATTTTGGACAGCAGTTCGCTGGCTCCGGGCCTCGACAAAGGCTTTGATTTCTATGACAACTTCCCCGCGAAGACAGAAAGTAAGGATCGTTTTGGTCGCGTCGAACGGCGTGGGATGGACGTTGTAAAGCACGCCGAGGGCTGGCTCGAGAAACACCGCACTGGCCAGAGATTTGTTTGGGTGCATTTGTTCGATCCGCACGACCCTTATGAACCACCGCCGCCTTTTTCGGAGAAATATAAGAACCCCTATGACGGGGAAATCGCATATGCGGACTCGGCCCTGGGAAACTTTATCGCCTTTCTAAAGAAGACCGGCGCCTACCCGAATGCGGTCATCATCGTTGTCGGCGATCATGGCGAGGGCCTTGGCGACCACGGAGAAGAGACGCATGGGCTCTTCCTTTATGACTCGACGCTGCATGTGCCGATGATCCTGAAGCTGGGCGGCTCCGCGCATCACGGCGTAGTGGTCGATTCGCAGGTGCGGAGTACCGATATTCTCCCGACCATTCTTTCGCTCACCAAGATTGCCGCGCCTGCCGAGTTGACGGGCGAATCGATGCTTCCGCTCATCCAACAACCGTCGGGCAGCCACGATCTATTGGCGGAGACCGATTATCCTCTGCGTTTTGGTTGGGCTCCGTTGAAGGCTTTGCGCGCAGGAAATGTGAAATTGATTGATGCGCCCCGTCCGGAGCTGTATGACTTGAAATCCGATCCGGGGGAAATGAAGGATATCTATCCCGCTGGCGGCGATTCGTTGAAGAGCATGCAAGCGGAGTTGGCCAAGTGGAAGCAAAAGGCTGGCGTGGACGAAGCGGCCAAACCTGGCGCAGGACTCCCCGATCCGAAAGACAAGATTGAAGTGCAGAATCTGTTGCACCGAAGCATGCTGGCGTCTGACGACAATCGCTCTGCCGACTCACGGGGGTTTCTGGAGAAAGCGCTGGCACTTGATCCCACGTCGCCGACCACACTGCGCCAACTCGGCGAAAACGAACTGGCGGCAGGAGATTTCGCCAAGGCCGCGATTCATCTGAAAAAAGCGCGGGAAGTGCGCCCGGAAGATTCGACGGCGGCATTCGAACTTGGAGAGGCGATGCAGAAGACCGGCGACTTCGCTGGAGCCCGCGACGCGTTGGAAGCCAGTTTGAAGATGGTCCCGAGCCAGATGCCCGCGCGTTTGCTGCTGGGCCGCGTGTATCTCGACCTGAAAGACCCCAAGAACGCGCAAGATCAGTTTGAAGCCGCATCGCTGGTCGATTCGAATAATGTCGACGCTCGACTTGGATTGGCCGAAGCGCAGATTCAGCAGTCTGATTTTGCAGGCGCATTGCCGGATCTGGAAGCATTGACGAAGAGTGATCCAGCGAATACTGCCAGCTTCAGGTTACTGGCGCGCGCCTATCGAGGGCTGGGACGGGAGCCGGAGGCGAAGCAGGCCGAGGCGAAAGCGGCCACGGCAGAGAAAAAATAG
- a CDS encoding sulfatase-like hydrolase/transferase codes for MRPSFPQFRRLLVSLQAGVLLTASAVHGQSKKPVPPTKAPLRPNVILITIDTLRADHVSCYGAQSVKTPTLDGLAHDGIVFERAISQVPLTWPSHAVILTGTYPFQNGVQDFTGQPLAPHFRSVAQAFQQAGYATGAVVSAFVLDRSWGLGRGFDLYDDAFSAETFQKKDIGLVDRRAEESVTHAIAWLKKTPRRPFFLWLHVYDPHNPYDPPEPYSSEYKGHLYDGEIAYADHELGKLIAFLKQNKLYDSSVIVATSDHGESLAEHGEDEHGFFIYNATVHVPLIVKPQAGSGIQVGRRVEPVETAAIAPSMMRLAGVKDSIEKQLQAKPLFGPDGEKHEPAYSETFYPFSSFGWSPLHALESERFHYIDAPQPELYDLDADPGETHNIADQQPATVVVLKEKLRQHLAHNPFTQQASNAGSLSPDAQEKLRALGYFGFRAAISPEQIKAGLADPKEKLWEFNAILKAQDAFQRNDPDRAEALLGDVQARDPKIYVIPFLLGESALRRQDWAKAAEQLQQCLELNPNFDNAMTGLARALAKLGREDDAKAWLNRALKSNPQNYRAWYQIGLLSATTDLPAAQSAYEKAVAIQPNFSAGQRELGMSLFQKKDYAAAAPHLEKAIALGLEDAHLHNFLGICYNRTSQLQKAIRSYERALKLDASLADSHLNLAFALKQVGRENKARAEYDAACRLQPRYCELIPQSRP; via the coding sequence ATGCGCCCGAGCTTCCCACAATTCCGCAGGTTGCTCGTTTCTCTTCAAGCAGGCGTGCTGCTAACTGCGTCGGCGGTGCATGGCCAGTCCAAAAAGCCCGTCCCGCCTACGAAAGCGCCGCTCAGGCCGAACGTCATCCTGATCACCATCGACACTCTGCGCGCGGATCATGTCTCCTGTTACGGCGCTCAGTCCGTCAAAACTCCAACACTCGATGGACTCGCGCATGACGGCATCGTCTTTGAACGCGCAATCTCGCAAGTGCCGCTGACGTGGCCGTCTCATGCAGTGATTCTTACTGGCACGTACCCATTTCAAAATGGAGTCCAGGATTTCACCGGACAGCCTCTTGCTCCCCACTTTCGCTCGGTTGCGCAGGCGTTCCAGCAGGCTGGCTATGCCACCGGAGCGGTAGTGAGCGCGTTTGTCCTTGATCGTAGTTGGGGCCTTGGTCGCGGTTTCGATCTCTACGACGACGCTTTTTCCGCGGAAACATTTCAGAAAAAAGATATCGGCCTGGTCGATCGCCGCGCTGAAGAGAGCGTGACCCATGCGATCGCCTGGCTGAAGAAGACTCCGCGACGTCCTTTCTTCTTGTGGCTGCACGTGTACGATCCACACAATCCCTACGATCCCCCCGAGCCCTACAGCAGCGAGTACAAAGGCCATTTGTACGACGGCGAAATCGCCTACGCTGACCACGAACTCGGCAAGCTGATCGCGTTCCTCAAGCAAAACAAGTTGTATGACTCGTCAGTAATCGTCGCCACCAGTGATCACGGTGAGTCGCTGGCGGAGCACGGCGAAGACGAGCACGGATTTTTCATTTACAACGCCACCGTACACGTCCCGCTCATTGTCAAACCCCAGGCTGGTAGCGGCATTCAGGTTGGACGCCGCGTGGAACCCGTGGAAACCGCCGCCATCGCGCCTTCGATGATGCGGCTGGCCGGTGTTAAGGATTCGATCGAAAAGCAGCTCCAGGCGAAGCCTCTGTTCGGACCCGACGGAGAAAAACACGAACCGGCGTACAGCGAAACGTTTTACCCGTTCAGTTCGTTTGGATGGAGCCCGCTGCACGCGCTGGAGTCCGAGCGCTTTCATTACATCGATGCTCCGCAGCCCGAATTGTATGATCTGGACGCCGATCCAGGAGAAACGCATAACATCGCTGATCAGCAGCCTGCGACCGTCGTAGTGTTGAAAGAGAAGTTACGGCAGCATCTGGCGCACAATCCATTTACTCAGCAGGCCTCGAATGCAGGAAGTCTGAGCCCGGATGCGCAGGAAAAACTGCGCGCTCTCGGCTACTTCGGATTCCGCGCTGCAATCTCGCCGGAGCAGATCAAAGCGGGCCTGGCCGATCCCAAAGAGAAGCTGTGGGAATTCAACGCCATCCTGAAAGCGCAAGACGCATTCCAACGCAACGATCCCGATCGCGCAGAAGCTCTTCTCGGCGACGTACAGGCGCGGGATCCAAAGATCTATGTGATTCCCTTCTTGCTCGGAGAGTCGGCATTGAGACGGCAAGACTGGGCGAAGGCGGCTGAACAGCTACAACAGTGCCTGGAACTCAATCCGAATTTCGATAACGCCATGACCGGACTTGCCCGGGCACTGGCGAAACTCGGCCGCGAGGACGATGCCAAAGCCTGGCTGAATAGAGCTTTGAAGAGCAATCCCCAAAATTACCGGGCCTGGTATCAGATTGGTTTGCTATCGGCGACAACGGATCTCCCGGCAGCCCAGTCTGCCTACGAAAAAGCGGTAGCTATCCAGCCAAATTTTTCCGCAGGCCAACGCGAACTCGGCATGTCGCTCTTCCAAAAAAAGGATTACGCCGCCGCCGCACCTCACTTGGAGAAAGCGATCGCCCTCGGTCTTGAAGATGCCCACCTGCACAACTTCCTGGGAATTTGCTACAACCGCACGAGCCAGTTGCAAAAAGCGATTCGAAGTTATGAGAGAGCGTTGAAACTGGACGCTAGTCTTGCGGACAGTCACCTGAATCTCGCATTCGCACTGAAACAGGTCGGGCGGGAGAATAAGGCTCGCGCTGAATACGATGCGGCCTGCCGGCTACAGCCAAGGTACTGCGAACTTATCCCGCAATCGCGGCCTTAA
- a CDS encoding sulfatase-like hydrolase/transferase has product MSLIRRWLCVFWLVANAAAGTVKAPAAPPNVVLITLDTVRVDRMGFMGSSRGLTPNLDTLARQSVVFTRAYSQVPLTTASHATILTGTYPQFHKVNDFGVPLAADLPYAPDLLRARGYRTAAFIGSLILDPGAKSAPGFDRGFETFDAGFHRRRPGENRYQAIERRGDEVVAHALAWLDQHPRGPFFLWVHLYDAHDPYDPPEPFKTRYASAPYDGEIAYADSAVGKLLSQLRVRGLYENSLIAVMADHGEALGEHGESTHGVFLYDETIHVPLLFKLPAERSAGGRVNDRVGLVDVLPTILRVAGSPVPKEVQGESLVPLIGLTPNRTAAGAASDRPAYAESDYSHRTFGWSSLRALRTGKFLIIDAPRKELYDQSADPQALHDVSNTSSAVLQTLSGQIEAFRQRTVGSRVAPPTRMDADLQEKLGALGYVASTAGSPTLPGVKDTAADPKDKIEIVNLLHRAELLEENSQFADSIPLLEDAIAKQSDIPIAYLKLGTALSIVGNYKKAIPVLRKAAELRPDLTVPRYQLGSALFETGDFAGAAVEYETVIARLPDWGEARFSLATTYARLERMPDAIREYKQVIQVRPNHYGAHLLLGRALALTGNAAEAVPYLTKASMLQPNSPEPHAFLADAFLQLGQESDAQREQAEVLRLRVPGNH; this is encoded by the coding sequence CACTGTGCGCGTGGATCGTATGGGATTCATGGGATCGTCACGCGGACTCACACCAAACCTGGATACGCTGGCGCGTCAGTCCGTCGTATTCACCCGCGCGTATTCGCAGGTCCCATTGACAACGGCATCACACGCCACCATCCTTACGGGGACCTATCCACAGTTCCACAAAGTCAATGATTTTGGCGTGCCGCTGGCGGCCGACCTGCCTTATGCGCCCGACCTCCTGCGAGCGCGTGGATATCGCACTGCTGCATTTATTGGTTCCCTGATTCTCGATCCGGGTGCAAAGTCGGCTCCCGGCTTCGACCGTGGGTTTGAGACTTTCGATGCAGGCTTTCACAGGCGGCGACCGGGAGAGAACCGCTACCAAGCCATTGAGCGGCGCGGGGATGAAGTGGTGGCGCATGCACTGGCCTGGCTGGACCAGCACCCTCGCGGACCGTTCTTCCTGTGGGTGCACCTTTACGACGCCCATGATCCCTACGATCCGCCGGAACCCTTCAAGACCCGCTATGCCTCCGCGCCCTACGACGGCGAGATTGCTTATGCGGACTCGGCGGTCGGCAAACTACTGAGTCAGCTGCGCGTGCGAGGTCTTTACGAAAATTCCTTGATTGCAGTTATGGCCGATCACGGAGAAGCATTAGGCGAGCACGGAGAAAGCACACATGGAGTTTTTCTCTATGACGAAACCATTCATGTGCCATTGCTGTTCAAGTTGCCTGCGGAACGCTCTGCCGGCGGGCGCGTCAATGACCGCGTCGGGTTAGTGGATGTGCTGCCGACGATTCTGCGAGTTGCAGGATCGCCGGTTCCAAAGGAAGTGCAGGGGGAGTCTCTGGTCCCGCTGATTGGGCTCACACCGAATCGAACGGCTGCGGGCGCAGCGTCGGATCGACCGGCGTACGCGGAGAGCGACTATTCCCATCGCACATTCGGATGGAGTTCCTTGCGGGCGTTGCGCACGGGAAAATTTCTGATCATTGACGCACCACGCAAGGAACTTTACGACCAATCAGCAGATCCGCAGGCGCTGCACGATGTGTCGAACACTTCGTCCGCGGTGCTCCAGACCCTCTCTGGTCAGATCGAGGCGTTTCGCCAAAGGACAGTGGGATCGCGCGTAGCGCCCCCCACTCGAATGGACGCTGATCTACAGGAAAAACTGGGAGCGCTCGGATATGTGGCATCGACTGCCGGTTCGCCTACACTGCCCGGTGTAAAGGACACGGCTGCCGATCCCAAAGACAAAATCGAGATTGTGAACTTGCTGCATCGCGCGGAATTGCTTGAGGAGAACTCGCAATTTGCTGACTCGATCCCGCTGCTGGAAGATGCCATAGCCAAACAATCGGATATCCCCATTGCTTATCTGAAGCTGGGGACAGCATTGTCAATCGTCGGGAACTACAAGAAGGCGATTCCGGTCTTACGGAAGGCGGCGGAGCTACGCCCGGATCTCACCGTTCCGCGCTACCAACTGGGATCGGCATTATTTGAAACCGGGGACTTTGCCGGGGCTGCAGTGGAATACGAAACCGTGATCGCCCGATTGCCGGATTGGGGCGAAGCGCGTTTCTCCCTAGCTACCACTTACGCTCGACTTGAGCGCATGCCGGATGCGATCCGGGAATACAAGCAAGTGATTCAGGTGCGCCCGAATCACTATGGCGCTCACCTGCTGCTGGGTCGAGCTCTGGCTCTCACCGGAAATGCCGCGGAGGCTGTGCCTTACCTGACCAAAGCCTCGATGCTCCAGCCCAACTCTCCGGAGCCTCATGCGTTTCTCGCAGATGCGTTTTTGCAGTTGGGACAAGAATCCGATGCGCAACGCGAGCAAGCGGAAGTCTTACGACTCAGAGTACCAGGGAACCACTAA
- a CDS encoding error-prone DNA polymerase yields MATSNRFVYIELHSRSAFSFLEGASAPESLMEACSRLGMPAMGLLDRDGVYGSPRFHLAAQKAGIKAHIGAEVTWNSFSPHPVLNEADGRLRGESRLPLLVTSRAGYQNLCRLITRMKLRVGRKEGACADRLDLAEHAGGLICLTGGEEGPLAAALQQGPQAALEIVQRLAELFGQKNVYVELQRHAHREEESRNRVAVQIARQLNLPLLATNGVNYAIPRARELADAFTALRHHRTLATAGRLLARNSERHLKSPAEMQALFSDFPEAIANTQELSERLEFTLNDLGYEFPRYPVPEGETMMSFLRERTREGFQSRYGRATPDLKARARRQIERELALMEKLHLEGYFLIVWDLIRFCCQENILVQGRGSAANSAVCYSLGITAVDPIAMELLFERFLSEERGEWPDIDLDLPSGDERERVIQYLYQRYGQRGAAMTANVITYRNRMAAREMGKALGFDADTLKRISSAVATWEFRDEHDALDRRLCDAGLDLKHPRIRKYFELCLAVQDLPRHLGQHSGGMVICQGRLDSVVPLEPASMPNRVVVQWDKEDCADLGIIKVDLLGLGMMAVLKDSIELIRHHNKEEVDLAHLPPDDPAVYSTLQKADTVGMFQVESRAQMSCLPRLRPQRFYDIVVQVAIIRPGPIVGNMVNPFLKRRQGREAVTYPHPSLENVLSRTLGVPLFQEQLLRMAMITANFTGGEAEELRRAMGFKRSEARMKTIEEKLRAGMTQNGIRGETQEQIIQSITSFALYGFPESHAASFALIAYASAYLKCHYLAAFTAALLNNQPMGFYSPATIVKDAQRHGLKMLPIDVTRSDWKCTLEHAALSTQQSVRLGLNYARGLREPAGQALVRERSLQPFASIHDLACRVPELRRAELTTLAEIGALNSVAGGQWSVVRSKLTANHQPLTTGSFHRRDALWQVERAVRWSGPLLDELPESDAHSPLQIMNQEERLVADFNGTGLTIGPHPMQYRRAEMKKLGIYRASDLAQIPNGRRLRVGGCVIARQRPGTAKGMMFMSLEDETGIANAIIAPDLLQKNRVLLISERFLMIEGILQNQDNVIHIKAEKVASLSVTQAETASHDFH; encoded by the coding sequence CTGGCAACTAGCAACAGGTTTGTGTACATTGAACTCCATTCCCGTTCCGCGTTCAGCTTTCTTGAAGGTGCCTCCGCTCCCGAGTCGCTGATGGAAGCCTGTTCTCGGCTGGGTATGCCGGCCATGGGCCTGCTGGATCGCGATGGAGTCTACGGCTCGCCGCGTTTTCATCTGGCCGCCCAGAAAGCAGGCATCAAAGCACACATCGGCGCGGAGGTGACATGGAATTCGTTTTCACCACACCCTGTCCTGAACGAAGCCGACGGACGTCTCCGTGGCGAATCCCGCCTTCCGTTGCTCGTAACATCTCGAGCCGGATATCAAAATCTCTGCCGACTCATCACTCGCATGAAGTTACGTGTCGGGCGAAAAGAAGGCGCCTGCGCCGACAGACTGGACCTCGCCGAGCACGCCGGTGGATTGATCTGCTTGACCGGCGGCGAGGAAGGTCCGCTCGCGGCAGCGTTACAACAAGGCCCACAGGCAGCATTGGAAATCGTTCAGCGGCTGGCAGAATTATTCGGCCAGAAAAATGTCTATGTCGAACTCCAGCGCCACGCTCATCGAGAGGAAGAATCTCGCAACCGCGTTGCCGTTCAAATCGCCCGGCAGTTGAATCTCCCGCTGCTCGCCACCAACGGTGTGAATTATGCCATCCCGCGCGCGCGCGAACTCGCCGACGCTTTTACCGCGCTCCGCCATCACCGCACGCTCGCCACCGCTGGACGCCTGCTCGCGCGAAATTCCGAACGTCACCTGAAGTCGCCGGCTGAAATGCAGGCTCTCTTTTCCGATTTCCCGGAGGCCATCGCCAACACGCAGGAGCTTTCCGAGCGTCTGGAGTTCACGCTCAACGATTTGGGATACGAATTCCCGCGTTATCCCGTCCCTGAAGGCGAGACGATGATGTCGTTTCTTCGCGAGCGCACTCGCGAAGGATTTCAGAGCCGGTACGGCCGCGCCACTCCCGACCTGAAAGCGCGCGCCCGACGCCAGATTGAGCGCGAACTTGCGTTAATGGAAAAACTTCATCTCGAAGGATATTTCCTGATCGTCTGGGACCTGATCCGCTTCTGCTGTCAGGAAAATATTCTCGTGCAGGGCCGCGGATCGGCCGCCAATAGCGCCGTCTGCTACTCGCTCGGCATTACTGCAGTCGATCCCATAGCGATGGAATTATTGTTTGAGCGCTTTCTTTCGGAAGAGCGCGGCGAGTGGCCCGACATCGATCTCGATCTACCCAGCGGTGACGAACGTGAGCGCGTTATCCAATATCTTTATCAACGTTACGGCCAGCGCGGCGCCGCCATGACCGCCAATGTCATTACCTATCGCAACCGCATGGCCGCACGCGAAATGGGCAAAGCGCTTGGCTTCGACGCCGACACGTTGAAGCGAATCTCCTCCGCGGTTGCTACCTGGGAGTTTCGCGACGAGCACGATGCCCTCGACCGCCGTCTCTGCGATGCCGGGCTCGATCTCAAGCATCCGCGCATCCGAAAATATTTCGAGTTGTGCCTCGCCGTGCAGGATCTCCCGCGCCACCTGGGACAGCATTCCGGCGGCATGGTCATCTGCCAGGGCCGCCTCGATTCCGTCGTTCCGCTGGAGCCTGCCTCCATGCCCAATCGCGTGGTTGTGCAATGGGACAAAGAAGATTGCGCCGACCTCGGTATCATCAAAGTCGATCTCCTCGGCCTCGGCATGATGGCCGTATTGAAGGACTCGATCGAACTCATCCGCCATCACAATAAAGAGGAAGTAGATCTGGCACATCTTCCGCCTGACGATCCCGCGGTCTATTCCACGCTACAAAAAGCCGATACGGTAGGAATGTTTCAAGTAGAAAGCCGGGCGCAGATGTCCTGCCTGCCGCGCTTGCGTCCGCAGCGGTTTTACGACATTGTCGTGCAGGTCGCGATCATTCGGCCCGGACCGATCGTGGGCAACATGGTCAACCCGTTTCTCAAGCGGCGTCAGGGCAGGGAAGCCGTCACCTATCCACACCCATCGCTCGAAAATGTATTGAGCCGCACTCTCGGGGTGCCGCTGTTTCAGGAGCAGTTGCTGCGCATGGCCATGATCACCGCAAACTTCACCGGGGGCGAAGCCGAAGAACTGCGCCGTGCCATGGGCTTCAAACGCTCGGAAGCGCGCATGAAGACCATCGAAGAAAAACTCCGGGCCGGCATGACGCAAAACGGAATCCGTGGGGAAACGCAGGAACAGATCATCCAGTCCATCACGTCATTCGCGCTCTATGGATTCCCCGAATCGCACGCCGCCAGCTTTGCCCTGATCGCCTACGCCAGCGCCTACTTGAAGTGTCACTACCTTGCCGCCTTTACAGCCGCTTTGCTGAACAATCAACCCATGGGTTTTTATTCTCCCGCCACGATCGTAAAAGACGCGCAGCGCCATGGACTCAAAATGCTGCCGATCGACGTGACACGATCGGACTGGAAATGCACGCTGGAGCATGCAGCACTCAGCACTCAGCAATCCGTCCGTCTGGGGTTGAATTATGCTCGTGGCCTGCGCGAGCCTGCGGGCCAGGCGCTAGTCCGGGAACGCAGCCTGCAACCGTTCGCTTCGATTCATGACCTCGCCTGTCGCGTTCCGGAATTGCGCCGCGCCGAATTAACCACGCTGGCGGAAATCGGCGCGCTGAATTCAGTGGCCGGTGGTCAGTGGTCAGTGGTTAGATCAAAACTTACCGCTAACCACCAACCACTAACCACTGGTTCTTTTCATCGCCGCGACGCGCTCTGGCAAGTCGAACGTGCCGTCCGCTGGTCGGGACCTTTGCTCGATGAACTCCCCGAATCTGATGCGCACTCTCCGCTTCAGATCATGAACCAAGAAGAGCGTTTAGTCGCAGATTTCAACGGGACTGGCCTGACTATCGGCCCGCATCCCATGCAATACCGCCGTGCCGAGATGAAGAAACTTGGAATTTATCGTGCCTCCGACCTCGCGCAGATCCCCAATGGACGCCGCTTGCGTGTAGGAGGCTGTGTCATCGCTCGCCAGCGTCCCGGCACCGCCAAAGGAATGATGTTCATGAGCCTGGAGGACGAGACTGGAATTGCCAACGCAATTATCGCTCCCGACCTGCTGCAAAAAAATCGCGTCCTACTAATTTCCGAACGCTTCCTGATGATCGAGGGAATATTGCAGAACCAGGACAACGTGATTCATATCAAGGCGGAAAAAGTGGCGTCTTTGAGCGTCACGCAAGCCGAAACCGCGTCCCACGATTTTCATTAG
- a CDS encoding sulfatase-like hydrolase/transferase, producing the protein MRLLFRRFFLLLTAMTALRVTAQTPEKSSPNVVLITIDTLRADHLGCYGYQQIKTPNIDGLAAEGALFTRAFTTVPVTLPSHSAMLTGTYPMLSGMHDFAANKLSSQQPTLATVLKQSGYATGAVIAAAVLDSRFGLNQGFDFYYDHFDFSRLEEANLDEMERPGNLVADQALDWLNKNSQKKFFLWMHLYDPHFPYRPPEPYASEYASHPYDGEIAFADEQVGRLLRFLKDKGLYQNTVIVLSGDHGESLGEHGEKTHGFFIYNATMHVPLMIRLPGKSAAMKIDAPVSLVDLMPTVLSVVGAEIPSQVQGRTLLPAIHGDKIDRERSLYGESFLPRIHFNWSELRGTENVKYHFIDAPRPELYDLAKDPGEQHNLLPDKKAVGEEMRAKLAALIRDYSAGKEMAEKTPLDPALMERLKSLGYAGFSGGSDPTITDRSLPDPKDRIVAFELISDAIADSQHGRYPSSIEKLKTVLKTDPQSVPAHYLQGKNYYRSKMFPEAVEELQKAVQLSPDYSLAVFDLGMAQAHAGQIDPAIVTLQRALALDSTNFEAAYNLGVAFIQKRDLESAAEAFRKSLAVNPELARSHRALGETLLYQDKLDEALVELRRAVELAPQEPSVHESLAKALAAKGLTAEAEQEMRRAHAPPQ; encoded by the coding sequence ATGCGCCTCCTTTTCCGGCGATTCTTCCTCCTTCTCACGGCGATGACTGCGCTGAGGGTTACCGCGCAAACGCCAGAGAAGTCTTCTCCCAACGTCGTCCTGATCACCATTGATACGCTTCGCGCCGACCATCTCGGCTGCTACGGCTACCAGCAAATCAAGACTCCCAACATCGATGGACTTGCTGCCGAAGGAGCGCTTTTCACGCGCGCATTCACGACCGTTCCCGTCACGCTCCCTTCGCATTCCGCGATGCTGACCGGCACTTATCCCATGCTCAGCGGCATGCACGATTTTGCCGCCAACAAACTCAGTTCGCAGCAGCCTACGCTGGCGACGGTGCTCAAGCAATCCGGATATGCGACCGGCGCGGTTATCGCCGCCGCTGTCCTCGACTCCAGATTTGGACTCAACCAGGGCTTCGATTTCTACTACGACCACTTTGACTTCAGCCGCCTGGAAGAAGCCAATCTCGATGAGATGGAACGCCCCGGCAACCTTGTCGCCGACCAGGCACTAGATTGGCTCAACAAGAATTCGCAAAAGAAGTTCTTTCTGTGGATGCACCTGTACGATCCGCATTTTCCCTATCGACCACCCGAGCCCTACGCTTCTGAGTACGCATCGCATCCGTATGACGGAGAGATCGCATTCGCCGACGAGCAGGTCGGACGCCTTCTCCGTTTCCTGAAAGACAAGGGCCTCTATCAGAACACTGTCATCGTCTTGAGCGGAGACCATGGTGAGAGCCTCGGCGAACACGGCGAAAAAACGCACGGTTTTTTCATCTACAACGCCACCATGCACGTCCCGCTCATGATTCGTCTCCCTGGAAAATCGGCAGCGATGAAAATTGACGCCCCTGTTTCGCTGGTCGACCTGATGCCAACCGTTCTATCGGTTGTCGGAGCGGAGATACCGTCGCAAGTACAGGGCCGCACCCTCCTCCCGGCAATCCATGGCGACAAGATAGACCGCGAGCGCAGTCTATACGGCGAGAGTTTCCTGCCGCGCATTCATTTCAATTGGAGCGAACTCCGCGGCACCGAGAACGTGAAGTACCACTTTATCGACGCACCGCGCCCTGAACTGTACGACCTCGCGAAAGACCCCGGCGAGCAGCACAATCTGCTTCCAGATAAGAAGGCTGTGGGCGAAGAAATGCGCGCGAAGCTAGCCGCACTCATCCGGGATTACAGTGCCGGAAAAGAGATGGCTGAGAAGACGCCTCTCGATCCCGCGCTGATGGAGCGCCTCAAGTCCCTCGGCTATGCGGGATTTTCCGGTGGCAGCGATCCTACGATTACCGATCGTAGCCTGCCCGACCCCAAAGACCGCATTGTCGCCTTCGAACTGATTTCCGATGCGATCGCGGACAGCCAGCACGGCCGCTATCCGTCGTCGATTGAGAAATTGAAGACAGTACTCAAGACCGATCCGCAATCGGTGCCGGCGCATTATCTGCAAGGCAAGAACTACTATCGCAGCAAGATGTTTCCAGAGGCGGTCGAGGAGTTACAAAAAGCCGTTCAACTGAGTCCTGACTATTCCCTCGCGGTATTTGATCTTGGCATGGCGCAAGCCCACGCTGGACAAATCGATCCCGCCATTGTGACCTTGCAACGCGCCCTGGCGCTCGACTCCACGAACTTTGAGGCCGCGTACAATCTGGGAGTGGCGTTCATTCAGAAGAGAGATTTGGAGTCTGCTGCCGAAGCATTTCGGAAGTCGCTTGCGGTCAATCCCGAGTTAGCTCGCAGCCATCGCGCGCTGGGTGAAACGTTGCTCTATCAGGACAAGCTCGACGAAGCACTCGTAGAATTACGTCGCGCAGTGGAGTTGGCGCCACAGGAACCGAGTGTTCACGAATCCTTGGCTAAAGCGCTGGCTGCCAAGGGACTCACTGCAGAAGCAGAACAGGAAATGCGTCGCGCCCACGCGCCGCCACAATAG